Below is a genomic region from Persicimonas caeni.
GCGAGACGCCGTCTCGGTGAGGAGCAGACGATTTTGGAAGCAGCCGCCGCCTAGCACGACGCGCTGCAGGTCGTGACGGCGGGCGACGTCGACGACGGCGCGCGCCAGCGTCAGGTGGAAGCCGCGGGCGAGCGCGGCAGGCGACTCGCCGGCGTCGAGGGCGTCGACCATCCGGCGGATGGTGGGCCGCCAGTCGATGCTCTCGCCTTCGAGGGGCGCATCGAAGACCGGCCCCTCGGCGACCGACTCGGCTTCGAATTGCAGCATCATGGCCGCCTCGGCCTCGAAGTCGTTGTGCTGGCACAGCCCGAGGAGCGACGCGACCGCGTCGAAGAGTCGGCCGGCGCTGGTGGTCTCGACGCAGCGAAGGCTGCGCAGCAGCATCGCGGCCAACGTGTCGAGCTCTATGCTGTCGAAGGCGGCGCGGAGCGAACTCACGCGGTCGAGCGGAAGCTCGTCGAACGCCTCCGACAAGACGCCCAGCGCCGAGCGCCGAGGCTCTCGGGCCGCCGCCTCGCCGCCTGGCAACCGAAACGGATACAGGTGCGCGACGCGCTCGAAGTCCGACCGCGAGGCGCGCAGGAACTCACCGCCCCACACGGTTCCGTCGCCGCCGTAACCCGTGCCGTCCCAACTCACGCCGAGGACTTCGCCGTCGATGTCGTGTTCGGCTATCACGGCGGCGACGTGGGCGTGGTGGTGCTGGACTGCGTACGTCTCTGCGCCGCTCTCCTGGGCAACTCGCGTCGACTGATAGTCGGGGTGCATATCGTGGGCGACGACGCTCGGCGCGACGCCCTGCAGCTCGGCGAGGTCGTCGAAGAGCGCCTCGAAAGCCTCGAGCGCCTCGACCGTGTCGAGGTCGCCCACGTGCGGCCCCAAGATAACCTCGCCGTCTCGCGCGAGGGCGACCGCGCTCTTGAGGTGGCCGCCGGCGGCGAGCACGACCTCCGAGGAGTCGACCGTGGTGACGGGCTGGTTCGCGAGGGCCTGTTTCGCGACGACCTGGTTTGCGACGACCTGGGGCGCGTAACCACGGGCGTAGCGAAGCACCTGCGGCGCACCGAGGACGACCTGGACGACCGAGTCTTCGACCGGGCGCGCAATGGGACGGTCGTGGTCGAGAAACCAATCGGCGATGCGGTGCAGTCGCTGCACGGCTTCGGCGCCGTCGGTGCAGATGGGCTCGGAGGCGCGGTTGGCGCTCGTCACCACGACCGGACGCCCGAGGTCCGCGAGCAGAAGATGATGCAACGGCGTGTACGGAAGCATGACGCCGATACGCGGGTTGTCAGGGGCGACTGCCCTCGCAAGCAAGCCTTGCGGGGCGTCGGAGCGACGCTCCAGTAGCACAATGGGTGACCCACTACCCAGCAGCGCTTCGGCCTCGACGCCGCTCACCTCGCAGACTTCGCGGACCATGTCGAGCGACGGACACATCACCGCGAAGGGCTTTTTGCCGCGCTTCTTTCGCTGGCGAAGATTGCCCACCGCCGTCTCGCTCGTCGCGTCGACGACGAGGTGGAATCCGCCCAGGCCTTTGACGGCGACGACGTCGCCTTCGCCGATGGCCTCCTCGGCAGCGCGAAGGGCGGCGTCGCGCTCGGCGAGCACCGCACCCACGGCGTCTCGCCAGTAGAGCTTCGGTCCGCAGGCAGCACAGGCGTTCGGTTGGGCGTGAAAGCGTCGGTCGAGCGGGTCGTCGTACTCGGCCTGACACGCCGCGCACATGTCGAAGCCGCGCATCGTGGTGGTCGCCCGGTCGTACGGAATCTCTTGGATGATGCTAAAGCGCGGGCCGCAGTTCGTGCAGTTTGTGAACGGATAGCGGTAGCGCCGGTCCTGCGAGTCGAAGACCTCCCGGCGGCAGTCCTCGCACGTCGCCAGGTCGGGGAGCACGGACGTCGTCCCGCCCGTGTCGTCGCTGCTTCGGATGACGAAGCCCTCACCCCCCAATGGGTCACAATGGGCGACCGAGACCCCGCTGATATCAGCGTGTGGCGGGTGCTCGCTCCTCAAACGCCGGAGCCCGAGCTCGACGGCGTCCTCCTCGCCCTCGAACTCGACGTCGACGCCCGTCGAGTTGTTGCACACCCATCCGCCGAGGCCCAGGTCGTGAGCGACGCGATAGACAAACGGGCGAAACCCCACGCCCTGCACCGCGCCATCCACGTGGATATGTACGCGCTTGCGGGGCATGGCTAGTCCTGTACCTGAATGGACTCCAAGACAATCTCTTGCGCCAACGGATCGGACTCGTCAGTCATCTCGACGACTTCGAGCTCGGCATCCTCGGCCACGTGGCCCTCGGTCGCCTGCTCGAAGTGCTCGCGGAAGTGCTCGCCGGAGATATGCGCCAGCGCGCCGATGCGCACCTTGACGCCGACCACGCGCGACGCCTCTTCCTGGGCGGCGATAAGCTCGATCTTGCGCAGCAAGTCTCTCAACAGGGTCATTTCGTGCATCGAAGGGTCCTCCCAAAAGGTGCATACAGTCAGAACGACGCTCCAAGACGTTACGCACGGCGGTGGCCGCCGCAAGGACGGGGTCACCACCAGTTTTCGGGCAGGGCGTCGGCGGTAGCCGGCACGTCCTGCGACTCGTCTTCCGGC
It encodes:
- the hypF gene encoding carbamoyltransferase HypF gives rise to the protein MPRKRVHIHVDGAVQGVGFRPFVYRVAHDLGLGGWVCNNSTGVDVEFEGEEDAVELGLRRLRSEHPPHADISGVSVAHCDPLGGEGFVIRSSDDTGGTTSVLPDLATCEDCRREVFDSQDRRYRYPFTNCTNCGPRFSIIQEIPYDRATTTMRGFDMCAACQAEYDDPLDRRFHAQPNACAACGPKLYWRDAVGAVLAERDAALRAAEEAIGEGDVVAVKGLGGFHLVVDATSETAVGNLRQRKKRGKKPFAVMCPSLDMVREVCEVSGVEAEALLGSGSPIVLLERRSDAPQGLLARAVAPDNPRIGVMLPYTPLHHLLLADLGRPVVVTSANRASEPICTDGAEAVQRLHRIADWFLDHDRPIARPVEDSVVQVVLGAPQVLRYARGYAPQVVANQVVAKQALANQPVTTVDSSEVVLAAGGHLKSAVALARDGEVILGPHVGDLDTVEALEAFEALFDDLAELQGVAPSVVAHDMHPDYQSTRVAQESGAETYAVQHHHAHVAAVIAEHDIDGEVLGVSWDGTGYGGDGTVWGGEFLRASRSDFERVAHLYPFRLPGGEAAAREPRRSALGVLSEAFDELPLDRVSSLRAAFDSIELDTLAAMLLRSLRCVETTSAGRLFDAVASLLGLCQHNDFEAEAAMMLQFEAESVAEGPVFDAPLEGESIDWRPTIRRMVDALDAGESPAALARGFHLTLARAVVDVARRHDLQRVVLGGGCFQNRLLLTETASRLQDAGFDVYWPQRIPAGDGGLAVGQAIVATSRNT
- a CDS encoding hydrogenase/urease maturation nickel metallochaperone HypA; the encoded protein is MTLLRDLLRKIELIAAQEEASRVVGVKVRIGALAHISGEHFREHFEQATEGHVAEDAELEVVEMTDESDPLAQEIVLESIQVQD